Proteins encoded within one genomic window of Salipaludibacillus agaradhaerens:
- the yqfC gene encoding sporulation protein YqfC: MKRFQHWLKKWMVNYMDLPADVIMDLPRLTMIGQLHVYIENHRGVVRFTNTELRLALKEGELVISGNQFIIKTILPEEILLEGIIEHVYYEKP, translated from the coding sequence ATGAAACGATTCCAGCATTGGTTAAAAAAATGGATGGTTAACTATATGGACCTACCCGCAGATGTGATTATGGATCTACCGCGGTTGACAATGATCGGTCAGCTTCATGTTTATATAGAAAACCATCGCGGGGTTGTACGTTTTACTAATACAGAGCTAAGACTAGCTTTAAAAGAAGGTGAGCTTGTGATTAGTGGCAATCAATTTATAATAAAAACGATATTACCTGAAGAAATACTTCTTGAAGGCATCATTGAGCACGTCTATTATGAAAAACCATAA